The sequence below is a genomic window from Campylobacter sp. MIT 12-8780.
AACAAAGTGCAGTATAAGCAAAATATAAATAGAATTTGATTTTTTAAATTAAATTGGTGTAAAAAAATAAAATAGATTAAAAAAAAAGTCAAGCCTTAGACTTGACTTTTTTAAGCAATATTTTGAAAAGATTCAATCTCTATATCGGCAAAGTGAAAATTAACTTGAGTGTTTTTGAAAATATTTTTGAATTTAAGCAAGTTGTTTTGTAGTTTATTTGTTGTATGGATTGCAAGCCGTGTAAATATGGCTTGCAATGAAACCCTTTTTATAAAAGCTTTCTTTTTTCCAAAGCTTCTCTTAAAGGCACGATATCAGCTTTCATCTTTTCTTCCATAATACTTAAAAAATCAATGATTTCTTCAAGCCAAGCTTCATGAGAGAAAATCCACGCCATAAGCTTGTTTTGTCGTTCGCCTTCGTTGTTGAAATTTTGGACATAAAGAGGAGCTGATTGAAGTTCTTGATGAAACAAGCTTGGTCCTAAGAGTTCTTTAAAATAAAGCGTTTTTTTGCTATCAAAGGCTTTTTTGATCTCATCAATACTTTTATTTATATCATCAAGCGTGCTTTTTTGCACACCTCTGGTAAGTCCTTGAAGCTGTTTTTGAATTTTTTTAGATTTTTTGATAAATCTTTGACTTGTTCGCATACCCTTTTTGATCTTTTCATATGCTTTAAGCATATATTCATTGCTTTCTTTGCGGCTTGGTTTTTGAAGCTTTGGTAAGCGTTTTTTTACTTCTTTGCTTAAAAACTGCTCGCAAGCTTCTTTAAAAGGCATTTCTATGCTTCCTTCTATCCTTGCTCCACCTTCAGTGCAGTTGTAAAACTTTACATCTTTTGGTTGTTTGGCGATGAGGTTTTCAAAGAAGCCTTTAAAGAGCATCCATACTTCACTGGTTTTAACCTCGCCCTTGCCCCCATAAGCTGTAACTTTAAGATCATCTCTTTTTTTGCTTTTTGCGCTTGCACCAAATTTGGCAAACATATAATCATCTGGGTGTGATTTACCCTCTTCGTTATAAGCTAAATCCTGTCCTATAAAAAAAAGATTTTTATAGCCAAGCATTATACCAAGTTCGTGAGCCATATTCATCACGCTCATTCCACCGCCTAAATAGCCAAAATCCTTAAGATCAAGATAACTTGAATACGCAAGATTTCTTTGGGTAAGCATATAAGTTCTTTTGTTTCTTTCAAGATTTTTAATCGTAT
It includes:
- a CDS encoding motility associated factor glycosyltransferase family protein, encoding MQQTTLFEKNIDALKGVSYKELKDELLKIKVVHKFKYEFDPKDTLNTNIIDLQTQRKMYQAPLRELEESLEPFKDEFKRYDALFFYGMGNGILYKVLAQNEKHRRIVIFEKELELIYMAFNLIDFSEALLKGQIIIIYTQNYDFNLATDIFSLQGVVLFLKLYNLRIHCAYYENQSKELKHINEINLQAIRSVTLKHGNDPADALMGIENFTLNLPYMLTHPTFKELLKKRKNKGKNAIFVATGPSLSKQFDLLKKYKDNAVIFCADSSYALLHKQGIKPDYVLSLERVTNTSKLFDNDFGEFDKNILFILFVLTHPNTIKNLERNKRTYMLTQRNLAYSSYLDLKDFGYLGGGMSVMNMAHELGIMLGYKNLFFIGQDLAYNEEGKSHPDDYMFAKFGASAKSKKRDDLKVTAYGGKGEVKTSEVWMLFKGFFENLIAKQPKDVKFYNCTEGGARIEGSIEMPFKEACEQFLSKEVKKRLPKLQKPSRKESNEYMLKAYEKIKKGMRTSQRFIKKSKKIQKQLQGLTRGVQKSTLDDINKSIDEIKKAFDSKKTLYFKELLGPSLFHQELQSAPLYVQNFNNEGERQNKLMAWIFSHEAWLEEIIDFLSIMEEKMKADIVPLREALEKRKLL